In the Fibrobacter sp. UWR3 genome, CCAAGTAGATAAAGGCTTGCGGACGATTTCAGGTACCCAAATGTCATATAATCAAAAAGTACCTGTTTTTCAGGTACCTTTTTGTCATATAGACCTGTTTTTCGATTAGATTTAGACATTCCCAAAAGATATCTTCGTACTTTTCCCGATAGAGTTCGGTCATCTCGGGCGTTCCGTCCGCACAGGTCTTGGTCTTCGCGATGTATCCGTTAAACCAGCATTCGGAATCGTACTTCAGGCTCACGTATTCCAATCCATAATACTGCCCCCTTTGATAGGGGTACAGATTCCCTCTCAGGGTCTTCTCTTCTCGATTGATGATGCTATCCAGGAACGCCCTTTTCGCTTCGGGCAAGGTATCGTTTTTATCAAGTTCCTTCACTATCTCTTCGTACAGTCCCTTCTGCACATCGGCAAGGACATCTACAAACATGGCGAAGGAATCCCGCGGGCAGTTCGTGACCAAGTCTTCGGGCACGGAGCTAGAAGAACTTTCCGCCACAGAGCTGGAACTGTGCGTCTCGTAGTATTCCTTTTCTGTAACGTAGGCAACGTCACCCTCTTGCGCATATAAACTGTAATTTTTGCCATCGGAACATTTCAGATACGTGACCTGATAATGGGGGCAGACACGGGACACGATACCGTAAACTGTCACCGGCTCCTGAACGGCGCCGCACGAAAACAGTTTTTCTTCCCACTTGTTCAAAATCTTTTCCGAGACCGTGGTATCCTTTTTCAGGAACTCCTGCAAATCCATGCAAGAATAGTACGGTTCTGTAGATCCGGAGCAGCGTTCCTCCAAGAACTGGAACGTGGAGCAGGTTATGGATGGGTCCTGCGCCAACCTAAGCTGTTCGCCACTTGAAGAGCTCACCCCGTCAGACGAAGAACTCTGCGCGAGGTCAAGCCCGGACGAAGATTCCGGCACCTGCTCCTCCGAAGAAGAACTTGAAGGTTGCTGGGAATCAGAAGAAACACCCCCTAGGGCATCGGACGAACTTTCCGGTTCGAGACCGGGGTTCACTCCCGTCACACCGGTCGAAGAATCAGAATCACTGCCGCAACTTGCCCAAAAAAATCCCATAACGGACAGGCAGCTCAATCGGATAACTCTACGAATATTCATACTTCCTCCTTTTCTCCCATAAATATATTCTTTTTTTCGGCTCGGTAATAATTTATTCAAAAAAATTGTGGACAAAATGTAAAAACCGGATGCATACAGCACCCGGCTTTTAAAGTTTCATGGATTCTATCGGGCCTTCGGCCCTCCAGAATGACACACGAGATTACTCAGCGGCGTCCATGTCGGCTTCGTCGATTTCGGCGTTGTGGTAAACGTCCTGGACGTCGTCGTGGTCTTCGAACTTGTCGATAAGCTTGAGGAGCTTCACGGCATCGTCGTGACCGAGCTTCACCGGATCGTTGGCGACGTAGGTGATTTCGGCGCTCATCATTTCGATGTTCGCGGCTTCGAGAGCCTTGGAAACAGCGTCGAAGGCTTCGGGGCTCGTAGAGATTTCATGCACGCCGTCTTCGGTGCTCATGTCTTCGGCACCCGCTTCAATCACGAGGTCCATGACCTGTTCTTCGGGGTACTTCTCGGCATCGACGACAATCACGCCCTTGTAGGTGAAAGCCCAGGACACGGAGCCGGATTCACCCATGGAACCGTTGTTCTTGTTGAAGATGTTGCGGATTTCGGCAACGGTACGGACCTTGTTGTCGGTCAGGCACTGCACCATGATGGCAACACCTGCCGGACCGCGTCCTTCGTACAGCGGTTCCGTCATTTCGGTACCGGAGTTGGCACCCGTACCCTTGGCGATGGCGCTCTCGATGTTCTTGGTCGGCAAGCTCTGGCTCTTGGACTTGAGGATTGCCGCACGCAGACGCGGGTTAGCATCGGGGTTTCCGCCGCCGAGCTTGGCAGCAATGGAGATTTCCTTAATCAACTTGTTCCAAGCCTTCGCGCGAGCGACGTCAGTCTTGGCTTTCTTGCGTTTGGTGGTGGCCCATTTGGAGTGACCGGACATAGATTACCTCTAATATACTAGGTTGTGAAACTTACTTTTTCTTTTTCATCATGAGGCAGCGCTTCTTCTCCTTGGGAGTCAAGCCCGGATCATCGCATTCATCGCCTCTAGATGCCTTTTTCTTCTTTTTCTTCTTCGGCTGATCTTCTTCGTCAGCCATATCCTTCATGCGCTGCTTCTTCTTCTCGGAAACAGACACCTCAGATTCCTCCGATGCCGCGCTCTTCTTGCGCTTCAGAGCCTTGAGTTTGCCCTTGTCCATCGGGTCGGCAGAAGCCTTCGTGATGGCCTTCTCGTACTTGCCGCCCCAGATATTACCGAGCAGCGAACCCGAAGAGAGCGCATCGTTCAGGCCCGACTTGGACCAGTCGTCATCGACCGGCGGCAACAGCTTGAACTTGAGATTGCGAATCGTGGTAGGTTCGTCATCATAGTAAAGCATGATGTCGAAAAGGCCCACCTGGTATTCCTCGCCGTTCACTTCCACCGGGGAATTGTCGATGTAGGCAAGCACCGCATAGAGGTCGCCCTCGAAGAGCGCCTCGCGGATGGATTCCGCATCGCCTGTCGGGGAACGGACTTCGCCAATCGCCTGGAATGCCCACGGAGCAACGTCCACCTTCAGGGAGAACTTGAGTGTACCGGGCTTATCGGTATCCTTCAGTTTCAGGAGCGCTCCGGAGAACGCCTGGAACTTCGGTTTAATCGAACCTTCCTGTGCATAGCCGGCCATGACCAGCGCTAGCACGAGCATCATGATTATCTTTTTCATAGAACCTATCCTTTTCCCCAATCCAAAAGTTAATTCTTGAAGAACAGAGCCTTGGCAGCCTCGAACATCGGGTCCTTTTCGTCCGGATCGCGGCATTCGGTGTAAATGCGCACCTTCGGTTCGGTACCCGACGGACGCACGAGCATCCAGGAGTCGTCTTCGAAGATGATCTTCACGCCGTCGAGCGTGAGGAGCTGCTTCACGGTCTTTTCGTTCTTGCCGACCATGACCTTCGCACCCGGCTTCGCGATCGTTGCGATGGCATCGACCTTGGCCTTGAGCGGGGCACCCACGAGGGACTTGTCCACTTCGAAGCCCGAGCGGGTCGGGTAGAAGCGGCCGTACTCTTCGTACAGGGCGTCGAGGTATTCACCAAGGTTCTTGCCAGTCACCGCCATAATTTCAAGAGCGATGAGGAGGCCGAACTGGGCGTCCTTCTCGAGCGTGTTGTTGAGGCCAGAGATACCGTCGGATTCTTCGAAGGCAACGAGGGCCTTCTGCTTGGCATTGCGGCTGAGCCACGGGCGGAAGTTCTTGAAGCCCACCGGAGTTTCCATCACGGGTACGCCGAGCTTTTCGGCAATGATGTTCACGAAGTTGGAGGTCGCGACGGACTTGGCCACGCAGCCCTGTTCCTTGCGCCAGGTTGCCATGTAGTGGAACGCGATGGCACCGAACTGGTTCATGTCGATTTCGCGCGTACCGTCGTAGAAGCGGATGCGGTCGCCATCCGGGTCAAAGATTGCACCCAGGCGGAATTCGCTCTTGCTTTCGTCCAGCACCTTGCGGACCTTCTCGAGGTTCTTGCTGGACGGTTCCGGGGCGATGCCGCCGAACAGGGAGTCATCCTCGTTGCGGAGCGTGATGAGGCATTCCGGATTGTCGAGCAGCGCAGCCGGACGGCGGCGGGTAGAGCCGTGCACGTGGTCGCACACGAGGGTCAAACGGCCCTTCTTGATGAATTCCTTGATGCGGTCGAACTTGATGGTGCCCTGCTTGACGAGGAATTCCTTGTAAATCTTGAGGGAGTCGATAATTTCCCAGTCAACCTTGCCCACCGGTTCAAACTTCCAGGTGGCCATCATTTCGTTGCTGAGCTTGGTAATCACGTTCGTGATTTCCGGACCGGCAGGACCGCCGTCGGCCGGGTTGAACTTGATGCCGTTGTAGTGGCTCGGGTTGTGGCTCGGGGTCATGTTGATGGAGCAGGCGGCACCGAGCATCTCGATTGCGGCGCTGAATTCCGGAGTCGGCATTTCGCCACCGTAGTAGACCTTCACGCCGGCCTTCGCGAACTGGTCGGCAACGGCTTCGCAGAATTCGTGACCGAGCAGGCGGTTGTCGTGGCCAACGACCACACCACGCTTCTGGAGTTCGGCAAAATCCTTCACGCCGAGAGCTTCGAAAAGTTCCGGAGTAGCTTCCTTATAGAGGCGGACGATTGCCGCACCCACCACCTGCAGATTGCGGAGCGTAAATTCGGAACCAATTTCACCGCGCCAGCCGGACGTACCAAAGCTCACCTTAGCGGGCTCCTGGGAGGTCAGAGCGACCTGCTTCACCTGTTCGACCAGGCCCATGTCGGTAGCCGGGTTGAATTCGGGGGACTGAATCTTTTTCCAAATCTGCGTAATGTTTTCCATAAGGGTTCCTTTTGAGTTTTAACGCGGAAAATTTAGAAAAAAAAGTGCTTTTGCAGGACACTTCGCGAATGTTTGAGGCACATCAAAACATATTCGAAACGCCCTATTCGACCATTCAACATACTCGTAATCTATTACGTATCAATACTTTACATTTATTGTACAGCAAGCGCCAAGCCGATTTAATTTGCGCCAACGCCCAATCCATAGTTTGTATGTAGTTCCCCGACGGTAGGCCAGTTTCAGCCAAACTCCCGCCTATAACTCTCTCTTTTTCTTTCGTCTAATGCTATATTTACAGCACTATGCAGATTACAAAAGCTTCTCAACTTACTGGTGTTTTCCCCGCGTTGTTCACCCCGCTGATGAACGACGATCCCAAGTGTCTCCGCAACTCCGTCGACTACAAGAAGATGGAAAAGATGATTGACGACCTTATCGCTTCCGGCGTTTCCGGCATTCTCCCTGTGGGTACCACGGGCCAGAGTGCGACGGTCACCCACAAGCAGCACCTCGACATCATCAAGTTCACGCTCGACTACGTGGACGGCCGCGTGCCCGTGATTGCAGGCGCAGGCAGCAACTGCACCCGCGAATCCGTTGAGATGATCGAAGAAGTCCTGAAGATTGCGGAAGTCCCGGTCCTCTGCGTCACGGGTTACTACAACAACCCCTCGCAGGAAGGCATCGAGAAGCACTTCAAGACGCTCAGCTCCGAAACGGGCGCGAAGATTATCATCTACAACGTGCCGGGCCGTACCGCCAGCTACGTCCACCCCGACACCCTCATCGCCCTTTCCGAAGACAAGAACATCATCGGACTCAAGCAGGCGGTCGATTTCCGCATTGGCGAAAAGTTCCACGAAGACACGAAGCGCGTGATTAACGAGACGAAGAACAACGACTTTGCCGTTCTGAGCGGCGAAGACGGATTCTTCATCGACATGCTCGAGATGGGCGGCACGGGCCTCGTGAGCGCAACGGCGAACATCCCCGAAGCGGCAAAGATTTTCGTAGACCTGTACAAGGCTTTCCAGAAGGGCGAGTTCCAGAAGTGCGACGACCTGCAGGACGCCGCCCGCGACTACGTGGAAGCGACCTTCTGCCGCAAGAACCCGATTCCGCTCGGAACCATGTTCAACAGCCCGCTCTTCCAGCCGATGACGAGCGTGAAGGATACCGCCCGCGGTGACGAAGCCGTGGCCCGCATCATGAAGCTCATCAACGAAAAGGCTGAGAGTTTGAAGAAGTACCACGTTTAGCTATTAGTCAATAGTTGTTGGTTACTAGTTGAATATTAGGCGCCTGCGGCGCGATTATAAGAACTAACGACCAATGACCAAAGACTAATGGCCACTGAAGTTTAAAATAGGAGATAATACTATGGCCAAGAAATCCATTATTGACGAAATCTGCGACTACATCAAGAAGCAGAAACTCTCCCCCATTCCTGTCCAGACCCTGAACGAGGAAGCTGAATCGACCCGCTACTTCGGCGGCGACCTCAAGGAATTCATTGCCGCGGCCAAGACGCTCGGCGCAAAGGGAATCTTCGTGGAAGAACTCTACCTCGAAGACGACGAGTTCTACTACGACAGCGGCATGGACGACGACGAGTACATGGCGCTCTACGGCAACGAGAACGTGGAATGCAAGTGCTGCGGCGAAGACTGCAAGTGCGGTGCTTCGGCAGGCTCAGCAACCGGGAAGAAGAAGGCCAAGGACGACGACAGCGATGTCGACGCCGTGTACTTTGAACCCGAGGACCTCGACGGCCTCGACCTCACGCTGTTGAAGCCGCAGATGGCGAAGTTCCTCGACCGCATCGGTGAAGCCTGCGGCGCACGCCTCACGGTTCCGGGTGTCGACCACCTCGAAGTGGAAATCTTCGCCGACTGGTACGACGAGTTCGCCGAACTCGTGGACGAGGCTTCCGAAGCTATCGAAATCGACCCGACCGACGCTCTCCGTCAGGCACAGGCCGTTTACGAAGCCGAAGAGAAGGCTGCAAAGGCCGTGAAGAAGATTGCGGCTCATCCGCCGAAGGGTAATAAGAAGACCGCAAAGTCTAAAGGCAAGAAGTAATACTCCGGTATAGACTTTGCTCTCGCAACCGCCCCTAGTTAATACTAGGGGCTTTGTTGCTCACAGAAGACCGCAAAGTCCAAAGGCAAGAAAAAGTAACTTGGTCTAAAAAACTTTGTATTAAACGGCCCGCACTGCGGGTCGTTTCTTTTTTTTGCGAGCTACGCGCGTTTTTTGGTCAAATTAATGCGGACGAACTGCGGCTTTCGGGCTATCTGGCGGTGAAATCAGGATTTTTTCAGTTTTTTCACCGCCGCTTTGTTACGTTGTTCGCAAAAATTCAACTCAATGAGGATGTTTTTTTGAACATTGTGGCGGTGATTTCTCCATATTTTCTCCAATTTCACCGCCAAAGAAAGCATTTCAGCGCAACAATTTCGCACTTTTACTACATACAAAGTAATTTTTGGCAGTGAAATCAGGATATTTTTTGCAATTTCACCGCCACTTTTGCAATTTAGAGGTTTCAATGCCCGAGACGACGAACGAGCGGTATCACTGTGAGCCGGAGGCGACTCGTATTGACGAGTCGTCGAAGGCGAGAGCGAGCGAGGTGCCGGAGGTTTCAATGCCCGAGACGTCGAGCGAGCGGTCTTACTGTGAGCCGTAGGCGACTCGTATTGACGAGTCGTCGAAGGCGAGAGCGAGTGAGGAACCGGAGGTTTCAATACCCGAGACGACGAACGAGCGGTATCACTGTGAGCCGGAGGCGACTCGTATTGACGAGTCGTCGAAGGCGAGAGCGAGCGAGGTGCCGGAGGTTTCAATGCCCGAGACGTCGAGCGAGCGGTATCACTGTGAGCCGGGGGCGACTCGTATTGACGAGTCGTCGAAGGCGACCTTTGGACACTTGCGCTTTAGCGCTTAGTGTACATGGCCACCTTTAGGTGGGAGCGAGCGAGGTGCCGGAGGTTTAAATGCCCGAGACGTCGAGCGAGCGGTCTCATCTACTACGCCAACGAGATGAAGTCACCTTGTCGAACAGCCCGAAGTAAAACACCGGTTCTCCCCTGTCGGGGCTGTACCCTACCTCGAAGCGAATGCGGTCAAGCGCCGGAATCACGAGATGCACTCCGCCATAGACGGCACCCTCGTAGTTATCCCAGCCGGGGCGGCCCTTGTCCCAGAGCAGGCTCCCGTCGAAGCCCGCCACAAGTTGCACACCGTAGAAGAAGTTCACACCCATCACGCTTGCGGCCCGGCGCTCCAGCAGTACAAAGCGCTCCTCGAGCGTGAGCAGAGCCTCGTGGGTCCCGAGAGAGCCCGAGTCGGCCTCGTGCCCGCGAAACGTATTGGCTCCGCCATGGTAGTAATAGTCGTAAAATTTCACGTCTCCCGGGCGGTAACGCACAAGCGCCGTCGCACCCGTCACAAATCGCCCGAAGGTCTTGTAGGCGCGCGCATCGGTCAGGAGTTCCCAGTAGTTTTCGCCATTATCCGTGTTGCAAAAACGCGATTCCGTTTCGACCGGTTCGTCCGATTCGATATTGGCGCCGCACGCAACATATTCTTCACCCGCGCCCACGTGCGTAAGCATATATTCGAAATACACGCCATCGCGCGTGTCGAGCTTGCTGTCACGATAATCGAAAGCAAAGCCAAGCCCCAATTCAGGAAGATTCGCAAAGTCCCTCAACCGACGGTAGGCGGCAGTCCCCAGCAGCGACAGGTGCGGCAAGAACTTGTATTCCAGATCCAGGTCAAGCAAGATGCTTTTTTCCTGGAAATCGCGGATGTTGTCGTAACTGTCGGTCAAGAGGAACTCGAAGTTCCACCCGAGCGGAAGCCCGAACAGGTAGGGGGAACTCGCATAGAAGGCCGCCTCGTTCTTGTCGAAGAACGGGTCCACCGTCGTGCGGTACTGCACCTCAAGCCGAATGTCCTCGCCCGCAACATTGATGTTCGCAAGCGCGGCTCCCAACATCAGACCATCGCGGTCGGTCTTCTTGCCCGCGGGTGCCGGAATCCAGCGGAAGATTTCCTTGAAGGAATATGTGAGTTTTACGAGACCCGGTTCGGCAGGCTCACCGGCCTTTTCGCAGGAAACGGAAACCTCGGTGAACAGGTCGAGATCCTGCAGGCGGAGCTTTTCTGCCTCGAACTTTTCGGCAGTGAACGGTTCACCCTCACGGTTCACGAGTTCGCGCTCCACCACGCGGGGGTTCGTGTGCTTCAGGCCTTCCAGCCGGATAGACTGGACAACGGTGCCGTCGGTACAGGTAGCCTGGGCGGCAAGGCCAAGCGAAGCCAGCAGAAGCGCGAAGGCCGATATCTTTACATAATTTGTCACCACCTATAAAATAGAAAAAACTCGGTACCCACCGGACAGGTACGGGCTGCCAGCGCACAAGGGCTCCTGCGAAAATTTTTATATTTGCAAGCGAAAAATAGACTGTTGAGGTTCCCTATGCTAGATTTTCTTGCCAACTACTGGCCGTGGCTCATCGCCGTTACCGTTGTCGTCCTCGCCGTATTCGCGTTCCGCGGGCTCCGCAAGGCACTCAAGGAAGGCGGTGGCGCGTTCAACCTTGAAACCATCAAGAGGAACACCGACCCGAACTTTGCCGCTCTCAAGCAGAAGTCCAAGGCCCTCCTCGCCGATGCCGACATGATTTGCGAAACGAAGGAAGGCAGCAACCTCGTGATGCCCAAGAAGGAAGACATGATGTTCTTCCGCCGTGCGGTGAAGCAGAAGTACAAGCTCGCCATGTTCCTCGTGCCGGGCACCAACAAAGTCGTGTACTTCTTCTGCAAGACGGAACAGGGCCTGCGCCGCCGTATCGAGAACCTGGTCATCAACCAGAAGTTCCGCGAAGGCAAGCCGCCCTACATGGACGTGACCACCGGCGAAAAGCTGAAGTACCCGAGGTCGTAATTAGACAAGAGACCGCTGCGCTGGTAGACGAAAGATTTTCTTTCTCGTCTAGCAAAAGCCCCGCCTCATGACGTATAACGA is a window encoding:
- the dapA gene encoding 4-hydroxy-tetrahydrodipicolinate synthase, with amino-acid sequence MQITKASQLTGVFPALFTPLMNDDPKCLRNSVDYKKMEKMIDDLIASGVSGILPVGTTGQSATVTHKQHLDIIKFTLDYVDGRVPVIAGAGSNCTRESVEMIEEVLKIAEVPVLCVTGYYNNPSQEGIEKHFKTLSSETGAKIIIYNVPGRTASYVHPDTLIALSEDKNIIGLKQAVDFRIGEKFHEDTKRVINETKNNDFAVLSGEDGFFIDMLEMGGTGLVSATANIPEAAKIFVDLYKAFQKGEFQKCDDLQDAARDYVEATFCRKNPIPLGTMFNSPLFQPMTSVKDTARGDEAVARIMKLINEKAESLKKYHV
- a CDS encoding phosphomannomutase, with the protein product MENITQIWKKIQSPEFNPATDMGLVEQVKQVALTSQEPAKVSFGTSGWRGEIGSEFTLRNLQVVGAAIVRLYKEATPELFEALGVKDFAELQKRGVVVGHDNRLLGHEFCEAVADQFAKAGVKVYYGGEMPTPEFSAAIEMLGAACSINMTPSHNPSHYNGIKFNPADGGPAGPEITNVITKLSNEMMATWKFEPVGKVDWEIIDSLKIYKEFLVKQGTIKFDRIKEFIKKGRLTLVCDHVHGSTRRRPAALLDNPECLITLRNEDDSLFGGIAPEPSSKNLEKVRKVLDESKSEFRLGAIFDPDGDRIRFYDGTREIDMNQFGAIAFHYMATWRKEQGCVAKSVATSNFVNIIAEKLGVPVMETPVGFKNFRPWLSRNAKQKALVAFEESDGISGLNNTLEKDAQFGLLIALEIMAVTGKNLGEYLDALYEEYGRFYPTRSGFEVDKSLVGAPLKAKVDAIATIAKPGAKVMVGKNEKTVKQLLTLDGVKIIFEDDSWMLVRPSGTEPKVRIYTECRDPDEKDPMFEAAKALFFKN
- a CDS encoding YebC/PmpR family DNA-binding transcriptional regulator, which produces MSGHSKWATTKRKKAKTDVARAKAWNKLIKEISIAAKLGGGNPDANPRLRAAILKSKSQSLPTKNIESAIAKGTGANSGTEMTEPLYEGRGPAGVAIMVQCLTDNKVRTVAEIRNIFNKNNGSMGESGSVSWAFTYKGVIVVDAEKYPEEQVMDLVIEAGAEDMSTEDGVHEISTSPEAFDAVSKALEAANIEMMSAEITYVANDPVKLGHDDAVKLLKLIDKFEDHDDVQDVYHNAEIDEADMDAAE
- a CDS encoding POTRA domain-containing protein, which gives rise to MTNYVKISAFALLLASLGLAAQATCTDGTVVQSIRLEGLKHTNPRVVERELVNREGEPFTAEKFEAEKLRLQDLDLFTEVSVSCEKAGEPAEPGLVKLTYSFKEIFRWIPAPAGKKTDRDGLMLGAALANINVAGEDIRLEVQYRTTVDPFFDKNEAAFYASSPYLFGLPLGWNFEFLLTDSYDNIRDFQEKSILLDLDLEYKFLPHLSLLGTAAYRRLRDFANLPELGLGFAFDYRDSKLDTRDGVYFEYMLTHVGAGEEYVACGANIESDEPVETESRFCNTDNGENYWELLTDARAYKTFGRFVTGATALVRYRPGDVKFYDYYYHGGANTFRGHEADSGSLGTHEALLTLEERFVLLERRAASVMGVNFFYGVQLVAGFDGSLLWDKGRPGWDNYEGAVYGGVHLVIPALDRIRFEVGYSPDRGEPVFYFGLFDKVTSSRWRSR